A genomic window from Candidatus Pelagisphaera phototrophica includes:
- a CDS encoding twin-arginine translocation signal domain-containing protein — translation MNESQNPQRGLHRRDLIKGATAASLSLAAGSIGIPESLGQSSVSSSSRQNLFRIGMWDPTIARMSSLLL, via the coding sequence ATGAACGAATCCCAGAACCCTCAGCGCGGCCTTCATCGTCGCGATCTCATCAAAGGCGCGACTGCGGCCAGTTTAAGCCTTGCAGCGGGCTCGATAGGGATCCCTGAATCCCTTGGGCAATCATCCGTATCCAGTTCATCGCGACAAAACCTGTTCCGAATCGGGATGTGGGACCCGACGATCGCCCGAATGTCCTCTTTGTTATTGTAG